A genome region from Drosophila simulans strain w501 chromosome 2R, Prin_Dsim_3.1, whole genome shotgun sequence includes the following:
- the LOC6740415 gene encoding TBC1 domain family member 20 isoform X2 produces the protein MIKNEQRPLNFEKCPESDDELKKRLEIEKLIHKNIDQNIRFDVIVKLSLAPYGLVNDHFRRILWPQLAGVDVNHLGQAPTVDKLQYHPEYNQVVLDVNRSLKRFPPGIPYEQRIALQDQLTVLILRVIQKYPNLRYYQGYHDVAVTFLLVVGEEIAFAIMEQLSKTHFSECMQETMEATQRRLMFIWPIIKFENPELYQFLQNSTVGTLFSLPWYLTWFGHSLRSYRTVVRLYDYFLASPIYTSIFVTAAILLYRSDEILKEDCDMASVHCLLSIPEDLPFEDLLKTSSSLLNKYSLTLIEKDVEELICQERKRKTEESLIVKRRQPATSNRIPIITQWLPNMLTAKPLILTTAISIVVGVCAYYYNNQYLAAGIS, from the exons ATGATCAAAAATGAACAACGTCCccttaattttgaaaaat GTCCGGAATCTGACGATGAGCTCAAAAAACGGTTGGAGatagaaaaattaattcataaaaaCATCGACCAAAATATTAGATTTGATGTAATTGTGAAGTTATCCCTGGCGCCTTACGGATTGGTTAATGACCATTTTAGAAGGATTTTATGGCCTCAGTTGGCAGGAGTCGACGTAAACCATTTAGGACAAGCCCCAACGGTCGATAAGTTGCAGTACCATCCAGAATACAATCAAGTGGTGTTGGATGTTAATCGTTCTTTAAAAAGATTTCCACCAGGAATTCCGTACGAGCAACGAATTGCACTGCAAGACCAACTTACTGTTCTGATTTTGCGAGTAATTCAAAAGTATCCTAACCTGAGGTATTATCAAGGCTACCATGACGTGGCTGTAACATTTTTGTTAGTGGTTGGCGAAGAAATCGCTTTTGCAATAATGGAACAGCTCTctaaaacacatttttctgAATGTATGCAGGAGACTATGGAGGCCACGCAAAGGCGACTTATGTTTATTTGGCCTATCATTAAGTTTGAAAACCCAGAACTTTATCAGTTCTTGCAAAACTCGACAGTGGGaactttgttttctttacCGTGGTATTTGACCTGGTTCGGACATAGTTTAAGATCTTATAGAACCGTAGTCCGCTTGTATGATTATTTCCTTGCATCGCCTATTTATACATCAATCTTTGTAACAGCAGCGATTTTACTTTATCGATCAGACGAAATTCTAAAGGAGGACTGTGATATGGCATCGGTGCATTGTCTCTTATCA ATACCAGAAGATTTACCATTTGAGGACCTTTTAAAAACATCCAGTTCGCTTTTAAATAAGTATAGCCTAACACTTATAGAGAAAGATGTTGAAGAACTTATTTGTCAAGA gagaaaaaggaaaaccgaGGAATCTTTAATTGTAAAAAGACGTCAACCGGCCACATCGAATAGAATTCCTATCATAACGCAATGGCTTCCAAATATGTTAACAGCAAAGCCGTTGATATTGACAACAGCAATTTCTATTGTAGTGGGTGTATGTGCCTATTATTACAATAATCAGTATTTGGCGGCAGGTATAAGCTGA
- the LOC6740415 gene encoding TBC1 domain family member 20 isoform X1 produces the protein MIKNEQRPLNFEKCPESDDELKKRLEIEKLIHKNIDQNIRFDVIVKLSLAPYGLVNDHFRRILWPQLAGVDVNHLGQAPTVDKLQYHPEYNQVVLDVNRSLKRFPPGIPYEQRIALQDQLTVLILRVIQKYPNLRYYQGYHDVAVTFLLVVGEEIAFAIMEQLSKTHFSECMQETMEATQRRLMFIWPIIKFENPELYQFLQNSTVGTLFSLPWYLTWFGHSLRSYRTVVRLYDYFLASPIYTSIFVTAAILLYRSDEILKEDCDMASVHCLLSVIPEDLPFEDLLKTSSSLLNKYSLTLIEKDVEELICQERKRKTEESLIVKRRQPATSNRIPIITQWLPNMLTAKPLILTTAISIVVGVCAYYYNNQYLAAGIS, from the exons ATGATCAAAAATGAACAACGTCCccttaattttgaaaaat GTCCGGAATCTGACGATGAGCTCAAAAAACGGTTGGAGatagaaaaattaattcataaaaaCATCGACCAAAATATTAGATTTGATGTAATTGTGAAGTTATCCCTGGCGCCTTACGGATTGGTTAATGACCATTTTAGAAGGATTTTATGGCCTCAGTTGGCAGGAGTCGACGTAAACCATTTAGGACAAGCCCCAACGGTCGATAAGTTGCAGTACCATCCAGAATACAATCAAGTGGTGTTGGATGTTAATCGTTCTTTAAAAAGATTTCCACCAGGAATTCCGTACGAGCAACGAATTGCACTGCAAGACCAACTTACTGTTCTGATTTTGCGAGTAATTCAAAAGTATCCTAACCTGAGGTATTATCAAGGCTACCATGACGTGGCTGTAACATTTTTGTTAGTGGTTGGCGAAGAAATCGCTTTTGCAATAATGGAACAGCTCTctaaaacacatttttctgAATGTATGCAGGAGACTATGGAGGCCACGCAAAGGCGACTTATGTTTATTTGGCCTATCATTAAGTTTGAAAACCCAGAACTTTATCAGTTCTTGCAAAACTCGACAGTGGGaactttgttttctttacCGTGGTATTTGACCTGGTTCGGACATAGTTTAAGATCTTATAGAACCGTAGTCCGCTTGTATGATTATTTCCTTGCATCGCCTATTTATACATCAATCTTTGTAACAGCAGCGATTTTACTTTATCGATCAGACGAAATTCTAAAGGAGGACTGTGATATGGCATCGGTGCATTGTCTCTTATCAGTG ATACCAGAAGATTTACCATTTGAGGACCTTTTAAAAACATCCAGTTCGCTTTTAAATAAGTATAGCCTAACACTTATAGAGAAAGATGTTGAAGAACTTATTTGTCAAGA gagaaaaaggaaaaccgaGGAATCTTTAATTGTAAAAAGACGTCAACCGGCCACATCGAATAGAATTCCTATCATAACGCAATGGCTTCCAAATATGTTAACAGCAAAGCCGTTGATATTGACAACAGCAATTTCTATTGTAGTGGGTGTATGTGCCTATTATTACAATAATCAGTATTTGGCGGCAGGTATAAGCTGA